In Actinoplanes derwentensis, the following proteins share a genomic window:
- a CDS encoding MDR family MFS transporter, with protein sequence MSAPVLDRADDSPMTHRQIMEALSGLLLVLFVAMASSTIVSTALPKIIGDLDGTQTQYTWVVTATLLTATASTPIWGKLADLYSKKILVQASIIIFILGSLIAGFTQNTEQLIAARAFQGLGMGGVQALVQVAIAAMIPPRERGRYNGYLGGVMALATVGGPLLGGLIVDTDALGWRWCFFIGAPFAVIALFVLQKTLHLPVLRRDNVKIDYLGASLIAAGVSVILIWVSFVDDAFTWLSWQTFAMVGSGLVLLALAVWVESRVAEPVVPLPIVRQRTTALAILGSLAVGMAMFGGSVFLGQYFQIGRGYSPTQAGLLMIPMMGGVLVSSTLAGRAITKSGKIKPYVVAGTILLVAGFAGLSFLDHDTSLWYIGVSMAVVGVGVGMSMQNLVLAVQNTVSLRDIGAASATIAFFRSLGGTIGVSVLGAVLARRVATSMTEQLTAMGVPASAASSSGSLNLSALPEAIQHVVRIAYGDATGHIFLISAGVAVIGVIAAVAMKPTQLRSTVDLTPPASDPSVAKVAVD encoded by the coding sequence ATGAGCGCACCCGTACTCGATCGGGCTGACGACAGCCCGATGACCCATCGCCAGATCATGGAGGCGCTCTCCGGCCTCCTGCTGGTGCTCTTCGTGGCGATGGCCAGCTCCACGATCGTCTCCACCGCCCTGCCGAAGATCATCGGCGACCTGGACGGCACCCAGACTCAGTACACCTGGGTGGTCACCGCCACCCTGCTGACCGCCACCGCGTCCACCCCGATCTGGGGCAAGCTGGCCGACCTCTACAGCAAGAAGATCCTGGTCCAGGCCTCGATCATCATCTTCATCCTGGGTTCGCTGATCGCCGGCTTCACCCAGAACACCGAGCAGCTCATCGCCGCCCGCGCCTTCCAGGGCCTCGGCATGGGTGGTGTGCAGGCGCTGGTGCAGGTCGCCATCGCCGCGATGATCCCGCCCCGGGAGCGCGGCCGCTACAACGGTTACCTAGGTGGCGTGATGGCTCTCGCCACGGTCGGCGGCCCGCTGCTCGGCGGTCTCATCGTCGACACCGACGCGCTCGGCTGGCGCTGGTGCTTCTTCATCGGCGCCCCGTTCGCGGTGATCGCCCTGTTCGTGCTGCAGAAGACCCTGCACCTGCCGGTCCTGCGCCGTGACAACGTGAAGATCGACTACCTGGGCGCGTCACTGATCGCGGCCGGCGTCAGCGTCATCCTGATCTGGGTCTCCTTCGTGGACGACGCATTCACCTGGCTCTCCTGGCAGACGTTCGCCATGGTCGGCAGCGGCCTGGTGCTGCTCGCCCTCGCCGTCTGGGTCGAGTCGCGGGTCGCCGAGCCGGTCGTCCCGCTGCCGATCGTCCGGCAGCGCACCACCGCCCTCGCGATCCTCGGCAGCCTCGCGGTCGGCATGGCGATGTTCGGCGGCTCGGTCTTCCTCGGGCAGTACTTCCAGATCGGCCGCGGTTACAGCCCGACCCAGGCCGGCCTGCTGATGATCCCGATGATGGGCGGCGTACTGGTCTCCTCGACCCTGGCCGGCCGGGCGATCACCAAGAGCGGAAAGATCAAGCCGTACGTGGTGGCCGGCACGATCCTGCTGGTCGCCGGGTTCGCCGGGCTCTCCTTCCTCGACCACGACACCTCGCTCTGGTACATCGGCGTGAGCATGGCCGTCGTCGGCGTCGGCGTCGGCATGTCGATGCAGAACCTGGTCCTCGCCGTGCAGAACACCGTCTCGCTCCGGGACATCGGCGCGGCCAGCGCCACGATCGCGTTCTTCCGGTCGCTCGGCGGCACGATCGGCGTCTCGGTGCTCGGCGCGGTCCTCGCCCGGCGCGTCGCCACCTCAATGACCGAGCAGCTCACCGCGATGGGGGTGCCGGCCAGTGCCGCCTCCAGCAGCGGCAGCCTCAACCTGAGCGCCCTGCCGGAGGCGATCCAGCACGTGGTCCGGATCGCGTACGGCGACGCCACCGGGCACATCTTCCTCATCTCGGCCGGTGTCGCGGTGATCGGTGTGATCGCGGCGGTCGCGATGAAGCCGACGCAGTTGCGGTCGACCGTCGACCTCACGCCGCCGGCCTCCGATCCTTCAGTGGCGAAGGTCGCGGTCGACTAG
- a CDS encoding MarR family winged helix-turn-helix transcriptional regulator — translation MSLMEAMHDAIRAVRLLKQRHPVAAPIGVLVAIRRRESTGCHMKELASEHALDPSTISRAVSALVRDGLVERTADPFDGRASTLHVTESGHALLNQTQTFYEARIAAALRDWTPEEIDALTTSLSRMAHDVITQEEVAR, via the coding sequence ATGAGCCTGATGGAGGCGATGCACGACGCCATCCGAGCGGTCCGCCTGCTCAAACAACGGCATCCGGTGGCGGCGCCGATCGGCGTCCTGGTCGCGATCCGCCGCCGCGAGTCGACCGGCTGTCACATGAAAGAGCTGGCCAGCGAGCACGCACTCGACCCGTCGACGATCAGCCGGGCAGTCTCCGCCCTGGTCCGGGACGGTCTCGTCGAGCGCACCGCCGACCCGTTCGACGGCCGCGCCAGCACCCTGCACGTGACCGAATCCGGTCACGCCCTCCTCAACCAGACACAGACCTTCTACGAGGCCCGGATCGCGGCGGCACTGCGCGACTGGACACCCGAGGAGATCGACGCCCTCACCACCTCGCTGAGCCGCATGGCCCACGACGTGATCACTCAGGAAGAGGTCGCCCGATGA
- a CDS encoding TetR/AcrR family transcriptional regulator, protein MSAATEQGLRERKKAATRQALHEAALRLALENGPDQVTVEAVADEAGVSRRTFSNYFANKEEAFFYGDRRRMRLLADLVRDRPADEPPWTALTEAAREFYAQRGDLDPEWVARGRLMRRHPALAAAHVQTFTATEHELSAEVAARLKDQDRFGVRAKLLAATFLAVLRTSLTVWLEHPSEIRFWDLASSALAEAGQGLSGLR, encoded by the coding sequence ATGAGTGCGGCGACCGAGCAGGGCCTTCGCGAGCGGAAAAAGGCGGCGACCCGTCAGGCCCTGCACGAGGCGGCGCTGCGCCTGGCCCTCGAGAACGGCCCGGACCAGGTCACCGTCGAGGCCGTGGCCGACGAGGCGGGCGTCTCCCGGCGGACCTTCTCCAACTACTTCGCCAATAAGGAGGAGGCGTTCTTCTACGGCGACCGGCGGCGGATGAGGCTCCTCGCCGACCTGGTGCGGGACCGTCCGGCCGACGAGCCGCCGTGGACGGCGCTGACCGAGGCGGCCCGGGAGTTCTACGCCCAGCGCGGTGACCTCGATCCGGAGTGGGTCGCCCGAGGCCGGCTGATGCGCCGCCACCCGGCACTGGCCGCGGCGCATGTGCAGACCTTCACCGCGACCGAGCACGAGCTGAGCGCCGAGGTCGCGGCCCGCCTCAAAGATCAAGACCGATTCGGCGTACGGGCGAAGCTGCTCGCCGCCACCTTCCTGGCCGTGCTCCGGACGTCACTGACGGTCTGGCTGGAGCATCCGTCCGAGATCCGGTTCTGGGATCTGGCCAGCTCAGCTCTGGCCGAAGCGGGGCAGGGCCTGAGCGGGCTGAGGTGA
- a CDS encoding TetR/AcrR family transcriptional regulator — protein sequence MATRLRADALRNRAALLTAAREVFAEQGLDASLDEIARRAGVGNATLYRRFPSRRHLIAAVFAGHLTAAVHLADQALEHSDPWAGFVGYLTRVCELQATDRGLAELLVTSAFDDDERIAALRGAARQRALDVCTRAQRAGRLRPDFTRHDITLLMMANAGVAQHSNDPQAWRRQLALVIGGLGTKTF from the coding sequence ATGGCCACCCGGCTGCGTGCGGACGCCCTCCGCAATCGTGCGGCCCTGCTCACCGCGGCACGCGAGGTCTTCGCCGAGCAGGGTCTGGACGCCTCCCTGGACGAGATCGCCCGCCGGGCCGGTGTCGGCAACGCCACTCTCTACCGCCGCTTCCCCAGCCGCCGGCATCTGATCGCCGCGGTGTTCGCCGGTCATCTGACCGCCGCCGTGCACCTCGCCGACCAGGCCCTGGAACACTCCGATCCGTGGGCCGGTTTTGTCGGCTACCTCACCCGGGTCTGCGAACTCCAGGCCACCGACCGCGGCCTCGCCGAACTGCTCGTCACCTCGGCCTTCGACGACGACGAACGGATCGCCGCCCTGCGTGGTGCCGCCCGGCAGCGGGCCCTGGACGTCTGCACCCGCGCCCAGCGGGCCGGCCGGCTACGCCCCGACTTCACCCGCCACGACATCACCCTGCTGATGATGGCGAACGCCGGCGTGGCCCAGCACTCCAATGACCCCCAGGCCTGGCGCCGCCAGCTGGCTCTCGTCATCGGCGGTCTAGGGACAAAAACCTTCTAA
- a CDS encoding dienelactone hydrolase family protein — protein sequence MPQYEIEVPAADGVAEAFFVTPEGPGPFPSVLMFMDAFGLRPRLREMAARIAGHGFAVLVPNLFYRSVTGLLVTPDDLADEEKRGAAFGRIMPMMQELTADRITADAAAYLDFLAGRDEVTGSPAGIVGYCMGGRNALIVASALPNRFAALASFHAGQVVTDGPDSPHLGAPAITAEVYFGHADNDPSMTPEQIAALEVTLAESGVQYTSELYEDAPHGFTMTDTAMYHEAGEKRHWEVLIPFFTRTLG from the coding sequence ATGCCGCAATACGAGATCGAGGTGCCAGCCGCGGACGGGGTGGCGGAGGCCTTCTTCGTCACGCCGGAGGGTCCGGGGCCGTTTCCGTCGGTGCTGATGTTCATGGATGCGTTCGGTCTGCGGCCCCGGCTCCGGGAGATGGCGGCACGGATCGCCGGTCACGGGTTCGCCGTCCTGGTGCCGAACCTGTTCTACCGCAGTGTCACCGGCCTGCTCGTCACGCCGGACGACCTGGCCGACGAGGAGAAGCGGGGCGCCGCGTTCGGCCGGATCATGCCGATGATGCAGGAGCTGACCGCGGACCGGATCACCGCGGACGCCGCCGCCTACCTGGACTTCCTGGCCGGGCGAGACGAGGTCACCGGCTCACCGGCCGGGATCGTGGGCTACTGCATGGGTGGCCGGAACGCGTTGATCGTGGCGTCGGCGCTGCCGAACCGGTTCGCGGCACTCGCGAGTTTCCACGCCGGGCAGGTGGTCACCGACGGACCGGACAGCCCGCACCTGGGCGCGCCGGCGATCACCGCCGAGGTCTATTTCGGACACGCCGACAACGATCCGTCGATGACGCCGGAGCAGATCGCCGCGCTGGAGGTGACTCTCGCGGAGTCCGGGGTCCAGTACACGTCCGAGCTCTACGAGGATGCCCCGCACGGCTTCACGATGACCGACACGGCGATGTACCACGAAGCCGGTGAGAAACGGCACTGGGAGGTGCTGATCCCGTTCTTCACCCGGACCCTCGGCTGA
- a CDS encoding VOC family protein has protein sequence MAYDFQVTVDCTDPHVLADWWAETLGWDVEPQDEAFIKEMVAKGFATDDQTAHHRGKLVWRTGAAIVHPDNGRRMLFQFDEAAKTVKNRVHVDIRAGEANRGAERDKLTARGATFLWEGRQGPQAWFTMADPEGNEFCVS, from the coding sequence ATGGCATACGACTTCCAGGTCACCGTGGACTGCACCGACCCGCACGTGCTCGCCGACTGGTGGGCGGAGACCCTGGGCTGGGACGTGGAACCGCAGGACGAGGCGTTCATCAAGGAGATGGTCGCCAAGGGTTTCGCCACCGACGACCAGACCGCCCACCATCGGGGGAAGCTGGTGTGGCGGACCGGCGCCGCGATCGTGCACCCGGACAACGGCCGGCGGATGCTGTTCCAGTTCGACGAGGCCGCCAAGACGGTGAAGAACCGGGTGCACGTCGACATCCGGGCCGGCGAAGCGAACCGGGGCGCCGAGCGCGACAAGCTGACCGCGCGCGGCGCCACCTTCCTCTGGGAGGGCCGTCAGGGGCCACAGGCGTGGTTCACCATGGCCGACCCCGAGGGCAACGAGTTCTGCGTCAGCTGA
- a CDS encoding DUF2334 domain-containing protein, with amino-acid sequence MRTSIISRRSVLAAGAAAAAVAAVGFNAMEADAAVAVATAKTGKAAPGGGTAKALVLYDTTGDYGWLGEVYATQTANLSSHFGSWTAAPVAGYKSGDLKNYTAVIYLGSTYDEPLPAAFLADVIASTKPVIWVRDNVWQLSKVDGFAAKYGFTSGLYDFADVAGVTYKGRGLTRSDDNKSGLMNLSVTDPAKVSTLAVATRADGTTLPWAVRSGNLTYVSEIPFSYVTHDDRYLIFADLLFDALGPNTAERHRALIRIEDVGPDADPDDLRAIADYLSSVKVPFSVAVYPRYRDPKGVNNSGVAEDYTLAKKPLVVAALKYMQAKGGTLLMHGYTHQYGAVNNPYDGTSGNDFEFFTAHVDDADRVIYDGPVKEDSIAWATSRMITSGALFLATGLGSPKIFEFPHYAASPADYQAVHNLFGKRYDRGLYFPGVLTGGKYDYTRQFGQFFPYAVRDVYGSAVIPENIGNVEPTAYNTHPVRLPSDVIASAERNLVVRDGVASCFYHHYLGTDYLKELVAGIVKAGYSFVSAESMLNG; translated from the coding sequence ATGCGTACCTCGATCATCTCCCGTCGTAGTGTCCTCGCCGCAGGTGCGGCCGCCGCCGCGGTCGCCGCGGTCGGTTTCAACGCGATGGAGGCGGACGCCGCGGTCGCGGTCGCCACGGCCAAGACCGGCAAGGCAGCCCCCGGTGGCGGTACGGCGAAAGCTCTCGTCCTCTACGACACCACCGGCGACTACGGCTGGCTGGGCGAGGTCTACGCCACCCAGACCGCGAACCTCAGCTCGCACTTCGGCTCGTGGACGGCAGCGCCGGTGGCCGGGTACAAGTCCGGCGACCTGAAGAACTACACCGCCGTGATCTACCTGGGCTCGACCTACGACGAGCCGCTGCCGGCCGCCTTCCTGGCCGACGTGATCGCCTCCACCAAGCCGGTGATCTGGGTCCGGGACAACGTCTGGCAGCTCTCCAAGGTGGATGGCTTCGCCGCGAAGTACGGCTTCACCAGCGGCCTCTACGATTTCGCCGACGTCGCCGGGGTCACCTACAAGGGCCGCGGCCTGACCCGCAGCGACGACAACAAGTCCGGCCTGATGAACCTGTCGGTCACCGACCCGGCGAAGGTCAGCACGCTGGCGGTCGCGACCCGGGCCGACGGCACCACGCTGCCCTGGGCGGTCCGGTCCGGGAACCTGACCTACGTCAGCGAGATCCCGTTCTCCTACGTCACCCACGACGACCGTTACCTGATCTTCGCGGACCTGCTCTTCGACGCGCTGGGCCCGAACACGGCCGAGCGGCACCGGGCCCTGATCCGGATCGAGGACGTCGGCCCGGACGCCGACCCGGACGACCTGCGGGCGATCGCCGACTACCTGTCGTCGGTGAAGGTGCCGTTCAGCGTTGCCGTCTACCCCCGTTACCGGGACCCGAAGGGTGTCAACAACAGCGGGGTGGCCGAGGACTACACGCTGGCGAAGAAGCCGCTGGTGGTGGCCGCGCTGAAGTACATGCAGGCCAAGGGCGGCACGCTGCTGATGCATGGCTACACCCACCAGTACGGCGCGGTGAACAACCCGTACGACGGCACCAGCGGCAACGACTTCGAGTTCTTCACCGCGCACGTCGACGACGCCGATCGGGTGATCTACGACGGCCCGGTGAAGGAGGACTCGATTGCCTGGGCCACCTCCCGGATGATCACCTCCGGCGCGCTGTTCCTGGCCACCGGGCTGGGTTCGCCGAAAATCTTCGAGTTCCCGCACTACGCAGCCAGCCCGGCCGACTACCAGGCGGTGCACAACCTCTTCGGCAAGCGGTACGACCGGGGCCTCTACTTCCCGGGTGTGCTGACCGGCGGCAAGTACGACTACACCCGCCAGTTCGGGCAGTTCTTCCCGTACGCGGTCCGCGACGTCTACGGTTCGGCAGTGATCCCGGAGAACATCGGCAACGTGGAGCCGACGGCCTACAACACGCACCCGGTACGGCTGCCGTCCGACGTGATCGCCAGCGCCGAGCGCAACCTGGTCGTCCGCGACGGTGTGGCCAGCTGCTTCTACCACCACTACCTGGGCACCGACTACCTCAAGGAACTGGTCGCGGGCATCGTCAAAGCCGGCTACTCGTTCGTGAGCGCCGAATCGATGCTGAACGGCTGA
- the wecB gene encoding non-hydrolyzing UDP-N-acetylglucosamine 2-epimerase — protein MSRREVHLVGGTRPEAVKLAPVVLAMREAGLLEPIMLASGQHPTMVTQALAAFGLVPDITLQVERTDGGQAELLTAMIRELDELWSVRTPAAVIVQGDTTTSLAGALAAFWRRIPVVHLEAGLRSGDLESPFPEEGNRRLVAQVAALHLAPTPLAAMNLLDERIPASDVLITGNTVVDATVMVAGRKLPFENPAVAAARAAGTNRLVLVTAHRRESWGEPLDRILTAVRELIARYDDIDVILPSHPNPAVREQVEAALAGVERVTVTDPLPYPDLSRLLSEAYLVLTDSGGIQEEAPSFGVPALVLRDVTERVESLHAGCAKLVGSDTALIVAEASVLLDSRELRDSMTAGGNPYGDGLAAQRTAQATAALLGLASPPEAMPVAPSAAITGAVA, from the coding sequence ATGTCTCGTCGTGAAGTCCACCTGGTCGGCGGTACCCGTCCCGAGGCCGTCAAGCTCGCCCCCGTCGTCCTCGCCATGCGGGAGGCCGGGCTGCTGGAGCCGATCATGCTCGCCAGCGGCCAGCACCCCACGATGGTCACCCAGGCGCTCGCCGCGTTCGGTCTCGTACCGGACATCACCCTGCAGGTCGAACGGACCGACGGCGGCCAGGCCGAGCTGCTCACCGCGATGATCCGGGAGCTGGACGAGCTGTGGTCGGTGCGTACCCCGGCCGCCGTGATCGTGCAGGGTGACACCACCACCAGCCTGGCCGGGGCCCTGGCCGCGTTCTGGCGCCGGATCCCGGTCGTGCACCTGGAGGCCGGTCTGCGCTCCGGCGACCTGGAGTCGCCGTTCCCGGAAGAGGGCAACCGCCGCCTGGTCGCCCAGGTCGCCGCCCTGCACCTGGCGCCGACGCCGCTGGCCGCGATGAACCTGCTGGACGAGCGGATCCCGGCGAGCGACGTGCTGATCACCGGCAACACCGTGGTCGACGCGACGGTGATGGTGGCCGGCCGGAAGCTGCCGTTCGAGAACCCGGCCGTGGCCGCCGCCCGGGCAGCCGGCACGAACCGCCTGGTCCTGGTCACCGCGCACCGCCGCGAGTCGTGGGGCGAGCCGCTGGACCGGATCCTGACCGCGGTCCGGGAGCTGATCGCCCGGTACGACGACATCGACGTGATCCTGCCGAGCCACCCGAACCCGGCGGTCCGCGAGCAGGTGGAGGCCGCGCTGGCCGGGGTCGAGCGGGTGACGGTCACCGACCCGCTGCCCTACCCGGACCTGTCCCGGCTGCTCTCCGAGGCCTACCTGGTGCTCACCGACTCGGGCGGCATCCAGGAGGAGGCACCGTCGTTCGGGGTGCCGGCGCTGGTGCTGCGGGACGTGACCGAGCGGGTCGAGTCGTTGCACGCGGGCTGCGCCAAGCTGGTCGGCTCGGACACCGCGCTGATCGTCGCGGAGGCGTCAGTGCTGCTCGACAGCCGGGAGCTCCGTGACTCGATGACGGCCGGCGGCAACCCGTACGGCGATGGTCTCGCCGCCCAGCGCACCGCCCAGGCCACCGCCGCCCTCCTGGGTCTCGCCTCACCCCCCGAGGCCATGCCCGTCGCCCCGTCCGCCGCCATCACCGGAGCCGTTGCCTGA
- a CDS encoding glycosyltransferase family 2 protein: MGASESWQIAVAGYAVLLAWPITTVVLVWFALRYHGTHRAKTVNRSVAGGNGRPEHFWIIVPALNEEAVVANTVGAALKLRGPAGTLSRVLVVDDGSDDRTPEVLAAIDHPRLHILRRELPAARQGKGEALNAAYRHISMLTEQAGMAPEKVVAGIIDGDGQGSENILVEISRLMRDERIGAAQVQVRIRNRNRLLGAVQDLEFGAIVDACQNMRDALDTVGLGGNGQFSRLSTLQALGAAPWSSCLVEDMELGLRMHLNGVGIRYTSRASVTQQAVVDIRRLTRQRTRWAQGNMQCARYVGRLFSSPRVARIALAEMLHYLLSPWANAMVTVLLIGTGIAGFGGLLIGHPLVFIPTWEAMAVSFGLWLGVTTFPGLLWAAVHQRKHGDEGMTRMLMAALAYPAFLILGLAATYRALGRQASGRQSWAKTERLVEEPLALAA; the protein is encoded by the coding sequence ATGGGCGCGTCGGAGAGCTGGCAGATCGCCGTCGCCGGCTATGCGGTGCTGCTCGCCTGGCCGATCACCACGGTGGTCCTGGTCTGGTTCGCACTGCGCTACCACGGCACGCACCGCGCCAAGACCGTCAACCGGTCGGTGGCCGGTGGCAACGGCCGCCCCGAGCACTTCTGGATCATCGTCCCGGCCCTGAACGAAGAGGCCGTCGTCGCCAACACCGTCGGCGCGGCACTGAAGCTGCGCGGCCCGGCCGGAACACTGTCCCGGGTCCTGGTCGTCGACGACGGCTCGGACGACCGCACCCCCGAGGTGCTCGCCGCGATCGACCACCCCCGTCTGCACATCCTGCGCCGCGAACTGCCGGCCGCCCGGCAGGGCAAGGGTGAGGCGCTGAACGCCGCCTACCGGCACATCTCGATGCTGACCGAGCAGGCCGGCATGGCCCCGGAGAAGGTGGTCGCCGGCATCATCGACGGCGACGGCCAGGGCAGCGAGAACATCCTGGTCGAGATCTCCCGTCTGATGCGTGACGAACGCATCGGCGCGGCCCAGGTGCAGGTCCGCATCCGCAACCGCAACCGTCTCCTCGGTGCCGTGCAGGACCTGGAGTTCGGCGCGATCGTCGACGCCTGCCAGAACATGCGTGACGCTCTGGACACCGTCGGCCTCGGTGGCAACGGCCAGTTCAGCCGGCTCTCCACTCTCCAGGCACTGGGCGCCGCGCCCTGGTCCAGCTGCCTGGTCGAGGACATGGAGCTGGGATTGCGCATGCACCTGAACGGGGTCGGCATCCGCTACACCTCCCGGGCCTCGGTGACCCAGCAGGCCGTCGTCGACATCCGCCGGCTCACCCGGCAGCGCACCCGCTGGGCGCAGGGCAACATGCAGTGCGCCCGGTACGTCGGCCGGCTCTTCTCGTCGCCGCGGGTCGCCCGGATCGCTCTGGCCGAGATGCTGCACTACCTGCTCTCCCCGTGGGCCAACGCGATGGTCACGGTGCTGCTGATCGGCACCGGAATCGCCGGCTTCGGCGGCCTGCTGATCGGCCACCCACTGGTCTTCATCCCGACCTGGGAGGCGATGGCCGTGAGTTTCGGCCTGTGGCTCGGGGTCACCACCTTCCCCGGCCTGCTCTGGGCAGCGGTCCACCAGCGTAAACACGGCGACGAGGGCATGACGCGAATGCTGATGGCCGCCCTGGCGTACCCGGCGTTCCTGATCCTCGGTCTCGCCGCCACCTACCGCGCTCTGGGCCGGCAGGCCAGCGGACGCCAGTCCTGGGCCAAGACCGAGCGCCTCGTCGAAGAACCCCTCGCTCTCGCCGCCTGA
- a CDS encoding GTP-binding protein — protein MDFDPSANRVVGTARIPGGAVPKKAPVPVKIIVAGGFGVGKTTTVGAISEISPLTTEAEMTSESVGIDNPGQATLKTGTTVAMDFGVLTIDQTLKLYIFGTPGQTRFAFMWDDLVRGALGALVVVDTNRIDDCYPAVDYFERAGLPFVVGINTFNGQMSYSVEEVRWALAVREDIPVISFDARFRSSVRDALLVVLDQALDKAIRTKS, from the coding sequence GTGGACTTCGATCCATCAGCTAACCGTGTCGTCGGCACCGCGCGCATACCAGGCGGCGCTGTGCCGAAGAAGGCACCCGTCCCGGTAAAGATCATCGTGGCCGGTGGCTTCGGGGTGGGCAAAACGACCACCGTCGGCGCCATCTCCGAGATCTCACCGCTGACCACCGAGGCCGAGATGACCTCGGAGTCCGTCGGTATCGACAACCCCGGTCAAGCAACCCTGAAGACCGGTACGACCGTGGCGATGGACTTCGGCGTCCTGACCATCGACCAGACGCTCAAGCTCTACATCTTCGGCACGCCGGGCCAGACCCGGTTCGCCTTCATGTGGGACGACCTCGTCAGGGGTGCACTCGGTGCCCTGGTTGTGGTAGATACCAACCGAATAGACGACTGTTATCCGGCGGTCGACTACTTCGAGCGGGCCGGTCTCCCTTTTGTGGTCGGCATCAACACGTTCAACGGCCAGATGAGTTACAGCGTCGAGGAGGTGCGGTGGGCCCTCGCGGTACGCGAAGACATCCCGGTCATATCCTTCGATGCACGATTCCGTTCTTCGGTGCGGGACGCTCTGCTCGTCGTTCTGGACCAGGCTCTCGACAAGGCGATCCGCACGAAGTCGTAG
- a CDS encoding DUF742 domain-containing protein produces MTYPASDDPVTPARPGVRPFLQSGPQQPTGGYTPTGEQPPVNASTNTLRPFVITAGRTDGGDPDIGMETQVTLVPGAPASRLTPETRAIVAICEDSPISVAEISARLRLHLGVTRILVGDLRASGQLDVHVLENDTPDPETIMRVIRGLRSIS; encoded by the coding sequence ATGACCTACCCGGCCTCCGACGACCCGGTAACTCCGGCGCGCCCAGGAGTCCGGCCGTTCCTGCAATCCGGTCCTCAGCAGCCGACCGGCGGCTACACCCCCACCGGGGAACAGCCGCCGGTCAACGCCTCGACCAACACGCTGCGCCCGTTCGTCATCACGGCCGGGCGAACCGATGGAGGAGACCCCGACATCGGTATGGAGACTCAGGTGACGCTGGTGCCAGGTGCGCCGGCGTCCCGGCTCACACCGGAGACCAGGGCGATCGTGGCTATCTGTGAGGACAGCCCGATCTCGGTAGCCGAGATCTCCGCACGCCTCCGCCTGCACCTGGGCGTGACGCGAATCCTGGTCGGCGACCTTCGGGCCTCCGGTCAGCTCGACGTTCATGTGCTGGAGAACGACACACCAGACCCCGAGACCATCATGCGAGTGATCCGTGGACTTCGATCCATCAGCTAA
- a CDS encoding roadblock/LC7 domain-containing protein, translated as MTSPYSAAPSQLSAEAKTFNWLLDSFTSGTAGVIEAIAVSSDGLLMAMSAIKDRPNAERLAAVVSGLTSLSGGAASWYRLGALNRVIIDMADGYLLVTAISAGSVLGVIADRSANLGTLAYEMTLFASRAGGALSPRLIAELKNAVQQ; from the coding sequence ATGACATCCCCTTACTCCGCCGCACCTAGCCAGCTCAGCGCTGAAGCCAAAACCTTCAACTGGCTGCTGGACTCGTTCACCTCCGGTACCGCGGGAGTGATCGAAGCCATCGCCGTCTCCTCGGACGGTCTGCTGATGGCCATGTCAGCGATCAAGGACCGGCCCAACGCCGAGCGCCTCGCGGCCGTGGTGTCCGGCCTGACCAGCCTCTCCGGTGGTGCGGCGAGCTGGTACCGGCTGGGTGCCCTGAACCGGGTCATCATCGACATGGCCGACGGGTACCTGCTGGTCACCGCGATCAGCGCCGGTTCCGTCCTCGGTGTCATCGCGGACCGCTCGGCGAACCTCGGCACCTTGGCGTACGAGATGACGCTCTTCGCCTCCCGCGCCGGGGGTGCGCTGAGCCCGCGCCTGATCGCCGAGCTGAAGAACGCCGTTCAGCAATGA